From Musa acuminata AAA Group cultivar baxijiao chromosome BXJ3-8, Cavendish_Baxijiao_AAA, whole genome shotgun sequence, one genomic window encodes:
- the LOC135644951 gene encoding purine-uracil permease NCS1-like produces the protein MRARKMLHTMEAGDNTFDDPGAAADGLGPVPADKRNLSWWDVAGLWVVMVVNVPSYFAAASLMELGMSCWQGIATIFLGNLIIYAPICLTAHAGVRYGISFPVQLRAAFGIRGARIPALLRAVVACGWCGTESWIGGQAIFLLLLPRPIQSSSYSQPLGWLGTSPLELGCFLLFSLLQFAMLWKGMAGIHALGKYSAPVLVLLVACLFAWAYATAGGFGEMLSTPSRLSPLQFWPVFYPSLTGCVGSWSAVALNISDFARFARSQADQALGHLALPLFMAAYTFAGLAITSATEVIFGQAIPNPIELLSLINTSVFISILAFLGIGLATITTNIPANLVAPANVLVSLSPSTFNFATGSLLTGFISLVFQPWKLMASGKSFVYEWLVGYSAIIGPITGILLTDYYVLRRAVLDVAGLYAESPHGPYYYTGGYNVAAFVALVFGVAPAIPGFLHKVGAVKMTWGGFDVIYGCAWFFGVFSASLVYWLLSCGRARRKAGEAWTGGSMAEPLRLTAHPDLVDD, from the coding sequence ATGAGGGCAAGAAAAATGTTGCACACCATGGAGGCCGGAGACAACACATTCGACGACCCCGGCGCCGCCGCCGACGGCCTGGGCCCCGTCCCCGCGGACAAACGCAACCTCTCCTGGTGGGACGTGGCCGGCCTCTGGGTCGTCATGGTGGTGAATGTCCCGTCCTACTTCGCCGCCGCCAGTCTGATGGAGCTGGGCATGTCGTGTTGGCAGGGCATTGCCACCATCTTCCTTGGCAACCTCATCATCTACGCTCCCATCTGCCTCACTGCCCACGCCGGTGTCCGGTACGGCATCTCCTTCCCCGTTCAGCTCCGCGCAGCCTTCGGCATCCGCGGCGCCCGCATCCCCGCCCTCCTCCGCGCCGTCGTCGCCTGCGGCTGGTGCGGCACCGAATCCTGGATCGGCGGCCAGgccatcttcctcctcctcctacccCGGCCCATCCAGTCCTCGTCCTACTCGCAGCCCTTGGGATGGCTGGGCACGTCGCCCCTCGAGCTAGGCTGCTTCCTGCTCTTCTCGCTCCTCCAGTTCGCCATGCTGTGGAAGGGCATGGCAGGGATCCACGCCCTCGGAAAGTACTCCGCCCCcgtcctcgtcctcctcgtcgCCTGCCTCTTTGCCTGGGCCTACGCCACCGCAGGCGGCTTCGGTGAGATGCTCTCCACGCCCTCGCGCCTCTCGCCGTTGCAGTTCTGGCCCGTGTTTTACCCCTCCCTCACTGGGTGCGTCGGCAGCTGGTCCGCCGTCGCGCTCAACATCTCCGATTTCGCCCGGTTCGCCCGGAGCCAAGCGGACCAGGCGCTAGGCCACCTGGCGCTCCCCCTTTTTATGGCCGCCTATACCTTCGCCGGCCTCGCCATCACCTCCGCCACGGAGGTCATCTTCGGCCAGGCGATCCCCAACCCCATCGAACTTCTCTCCTTGATCAACACCAGCGTCTTCATCTCGATCCTTGCGTTCTTGGGGATCGGCCTGGCCACCATCACCACCAACATCCCGGCCAACCTCGTCGCCCCGGCCAACGTGCTCGTCAGCCTCAGCCCCTCCACCTTCAACTTCGCCACCGGCTCCCTACTGACAGGATTCATCAGCCTAGTGTTCCAGCCATGGAAACTTATGGCATCCGGCAAGAGCTTCGTCTACGAATGGCTGGTCGGCTACTCGGCCATCATTGGCCCCATCACCGGAATCCTGCTCACCGACTACTACGTCCTCCGACGGGCGGTGCTCGACGTGGCCGGACTCTACGCCGAAAGCCCCCATGGACCATACTACTACACCGGGGGATACAACGTCGCGGCCTTCGTCGCGTTGGTCTTCGGAGTAGCGCCGGCGATCCCCGGGTTCCTCCACAAGGTCGGCGCCGTGAAGATGACCTGGGGAGGGTTCGATGTCATCTACGGATGCGCTTGGTTCTTCGGCGTCTTCTCTGCGTCACTGGTCTATTGGCTCCTCTCCTGCGGAAGAGCGAGACGCAAAGCTGGGGAAGCGTGGACCGGCGGATCCATGGCGGAGCCGCTCCGACTGACTGCACATCCCGATTTAGTTGATGattaa